Proteins found in one Campylobacter canadensis genomic segment:
- a CDS encoding 5-methyltetrahydropteroyltriglutamate--homocysteine S-methyltransferase, which yields MKLDQVGSFLREEKLKQARKDFEDKKIDLNSLRNIENECIKNLLKKCDEIGLYYLSDGELRRSWWHLDFYWQLDGVIKIIKEQGYAFKGLQTRAEGLKIVDKISCKNHNFINDFKELIKIAKQLNIDISRLKLTIPSPSMFLYMLFVRGKNETNFAYYNTNYSLLKDDILQAYKDFYELFFEAGGRYLQLDDTSYGSLCDDEFCKINELDYEKTCLEYVDFLNQSLSSMPKGLTSAIHICRGNYRSRYAASGAYSKIAHILFKDLKIDKFFLEFDDERSGGFEALKYIQNQEVVLGILTTKTIQNPSLEDLEKRVLQASSYMDKKQLSISTQCGFSSTEEGNEISIQTQWDKILLLKELANRLNNKGFNI from the coding sequence ATGAAACTAGACCAAGTTGGTTCTTTTTTAAGAGAAGAAAAACTAAAACAAGCAAGAAAAGATTTTGAAGATAAAAAAATTGATTTAAATTCTTTAAGAAATATTGAAAACGAATGTATAAAAAATCTTTTAAAAAAATGTGATGAAATCGGACTTTATTATTTAAGTGATGGGGAGTTAAGACGCTCTTGGTGGCATTTAGATTTTTATTGGCAGCTTGATGGTGTAATTAAGATTATAAAAGAGCAAGGCTACGCTTTTAAAGGCTTGCAAACTCGTGCGGAAGGATTAAAAATAGTTGATAAAATCTCTTGTAAAAATCACAATTTTATTAATGATTTTAAAGAGCTTATAAAAATAGCAAAGCAATTAAATATTGATATTTCAAGGCTAAAACTTACCATTCCAAGTCCATCAATGTTTTTATATATGCTTTTTGTAAGAGGTAAAAATGAGACAAATTTTGCTTATTACAACACAAATTATTCTTTATTAAAAGATGATATTTTACAAGCTTATAAGGACTTTTACGAATTGTTTTTTGAAGCTGGTGGAAGATATTTGCAGCTTGATGATACTTCTTATGGTTCGCTTTGTGATGATGAATTTTGCAAAATTAATGAGCTTGATTATGAAAAAACCTGCCTTGAATATGTAGATTTTTTAAATCAAAGCCTTAGTTCTATGCCTAAAGGTTTAACTAGTGCTATTCATATTTGTCGTGGAAATTACCGCTCAAGATATGCAGCAAGCGGTGCTTATAGCAAGATTGCCCATATTTTATTTAAAGATTTAAAAATTGATAAATTCTTTTTAGAATTTGATGATGAGCGTTCTGGTGGTTTTGAAGCCTTAAAATATATACAAAATCAAGAAGTTGTTTTAGGAATTTTAACTACAAAAACAATTCAAAACCCAAGCTTAGAAGACTTAGAAAAAAGAGTATTGCAAGCAAGTTCGTATATGGATAAAAAACAGCTTAGTATAAGCACACAATGCGGCTTTTCTTCTACTGAAGAAGGCAATGAAATAAGCATACAAACACAATGGGATAAAATTCTTTTATTAAAAGAACTTGCAAATAGATTAAATAACAAAGGCTTTAATATATGA